In Buchananella sp. 14KM1171, the genomic stretch TGAACTGGTCCGAGTACGCCAAGCACGTCGGTGACATCTTCGGCGCCCCGCTGGCCGTCGAGGCCCTGGCCGCCTTCTTCCTCGAGTCCACCTTCCTGGGCCTGTGGATCTTCGGCTGGGAGAAGCTGCCCAAGTGGCTGCACACCCTGACGATCTGGATGGTCGCCATCGGCGTGAACCTCTCCGCCTACTGGATCCTGGCCGCCAACTCCTGGATGCAGAACCCGGTCGGCGCCGTCTACAACCCCGCCACCGGCCGCGCCGAGCTGGACGGCGTAGGCGGCTTCTTCCAGATGTTCACCTCCGAAACCACGGTGCTGCGCTTCTTCCACACCGTCTCCACCTCCTTCCTGGTGGCGGGCACCTTCGTGGCCGCCCTGTCGGTCTGGTGGATCGTCCGCGAGGTGCGCGCCAAGCGTGAGGACGCCGCCAAGAAGATCTGGCGCCCCGTCGCCCTGTTCGGCGCCGTCGTCGTGCTGCTCTCCGCCGCTGCCGTCACCCTCTCCGGTGACCTGCAGGGCAAGCACATGTACAAGATTCAGCCCATGAAGATGGCCGCCGCCGAGGCCGCCTGCTACGGCGAGGAGGGCACCGACTTCGCGGTGTTCGCCACCGGCCTGACCACCGGCAACTGCGAGGATGTCAAGGCGCACATCACCGTGCCCAACCTGACCTCCTTCCTGGCCACAAACAAGTTCACCGGTCCCGAGTCCTACCTGCCCGGTGTGAAGGACGTGGAGAAGAAGTACAAGGAAGACTTCGGCCCCATCCACGGCGACGACGTGAACTACGTGCCCAACCTGTTCGTCACCTTCTGGACCTTCCGCCTCATGATCGGCACCCTGGTCTTCTCCGGCCTGCTTGCCCTGGGCGTGTTCTGGTTCATGCGCAAGGGCCGCGTCACCGACAACAAGTGGCTCAGCCGCCTGGCCCTTATCTCCATCCCGATGCCCTTCATCGGCGCCAGCTTCGGCTGGATCTTCACCGAGATGGGCCGCCAGCCCTGGATCGTGGCCCCGGGCTCCAACGACCCGCTTTCCGGCATCGCCATGCTGACCCGTGACGGTCTTTCCACCTCCGTCTCCATGGGCTCGGTTGCCGCCTCCCTGATCGTCTTCACGCTGCTCTACCTGGGCCTGGGCGTGGTGTGGGCCTACCTGCTGCGCCGCTACGCCCGCGAAGGCGTGACCGATCTGCTCCCGTCCACCCACGTCAAGGAAAAGGACGCCGAGGCCGGCGACCTCTCCTTCGGCTACTAAGAAAGGATCGCTGCCATGGATCTGACTACTCTCTGGTTCATCCTCATCGCGGTCCTGTGGACCGGATACCTCTTCCTGGAGGGCTTCGACTTCGGCGTCGGCATGCTGCTGCGCATCCTGCCGCGCAACGAGAAGGAGCGCCGCGCCACGCTGCGCACCATCGGCCCGGTGTGGGACGGTAACGAGGTCTGGCTGCTCACCGCCGGTGGCGCCACCTTCGCGGCCTTCCCCGCCTGGTACGGCACCATGTTCAGCGGCATGTACCTGGCCCTGTTCATCATCCTGCTGGCCCTGATCGTTCGCATCTCCGCCCTCGAGTGGCGCATGAAGATCGACTCCCCGCGCTGGCGCAACGCCTGGGACTGGACCCACAACATCTCCGCCTTCATCCCCTCCATCCTGTGGGGCGTGGCCTTCGCCAACCTGGTGCAGGGCATGAAGATCGAGTTCCTGGACCGCGCCACCGGCCTGGCGATCCCGCCGGCCGAGGTCACCACCCGCTTCGCGGAGGGCACCCACCAGCTCACCGGTGGTTTCTTCTCCCTGGTCACCCCCTTCACCCTGCTGGGCGGCCTGGTGACCATGACCCTGTTCCTGTCCCACGGCGCCATCTTCCTGGCGCTCAAGACGGACGGTGAGCTGCGCGAGCGCGCCGGCAACTTTGCCTGGCCACTGGCCCTGGTCAGCACCGTCCTGGCGGCCGTGTGGGTGGTGTGGGCTCAGCTGGCCTACTCCGCCACCGCGCTGTCCTGGATCCCGCTGATCATCGCGGCCGTGGGCCTGCTGCTGGCGGTGTTCTTCGCCTACATGCGCCGCGAGGGCTGGGCGTTCGTGTTCAACGGTCTGGCCATCGCCGCCGCCGTGGCGTTCATCTTCCTGGCCATCGGTGGCGACGTCATGCGCTCCTCCATCGACCCGGCCTACTCGCTGACCATGCACCAGGCTTCCTCCAGCCCGGCCACCTTGCAGATCATGACCGTGGTTGCCCTGGTCCTGGTCCCGGTGGTGCTGGCCTACCAGGCCTGGACCTACTGGGTCTTCCGCAAGCGCGTCAGCGCCGACACGATCGACCTGTCCGAGGGCGCTGGCCTGCACCCCACCAAGATCCGTTCCTTCCTGAAGGACTGATCCGGCCAGCACCTGAGCCCCTGGTCTTCCACGGACGACTAAGGGAAAGCCTGTAACAATGGTGACGGCGGTGCCCGCTACGGGCGCCGCCGTCACTGCTCTATTTCCGGAAAGCACCAACTAGCTCGTGAAGCCCCTGGATCCTCGACTTCTGCGCTACGCCCGCGCCGCCCGCTCGCACGTGACCACCTCGGCGCTGCTGGGCATCCTGCTCACGGCCCTGACGATCGTCCAGGCCATCGCCCTGGGAAAGGCGCTGGCCCACGTGATCCACGACGGCTGGACCCTGGCGGCGATCACCACCCCCCTGGCCGTTGCCGCCACCGCCCTGCTGGCGCGCGCCGGCGCCACCTTCGCTAGGGAGCGCCTGGCGCACCGGGCCGCCACCGCCGCCGTGCGGGAGCTGCGCGCCCAGGGGTTGGCCGCCGCCGTGGCGCGCGGGCCGCGCTGGGCCGCCGCGAACGCCAGCCAGACCACCACGCTGCTCACCCGCGGCCTGGAGGACCTGCGCCCCTACTTCGTCTCATACCTGCCGCAGCTGGTGCTGGCGATGACGCTCACCCCCGCCACGATCGTGGTGATCTGGTTCCTGGACCCGACCTCCGCCTACATCGCGGTGGGCACCATCCCCCTCATCCCGCTTTTCATGATCCTGGTGGGCCTGCTCACCCGGGACTTCGCTGCCTCCCGACTGAAGGTGATGAACCAGCTGGGTGCGGAGCTGTTGGACCTGCTGGCCGGTCTGCCCACGCTGCGGGCCTTTGGGCGCCAGGACTCCCCGCGCCGCCGCGTGCGCGAGCTGGGCGAGCGCTACACCACCTCCACGATGCAGACCCTGCGCGTGGCCTTCCTGTCCGGTTCGATCCTGGAGTTCCTGGCCACCCTGTCGGTGGCCCTGATCGCCGTCAGCATCGGCATGCGCATGGTGTACGGCTACCTGAGCCTGGAGGCCGGCCTGATTGTGCTGCTGCTGGCCCCCGAGGTGTACGCCCCCCTGCGTGCGGTGGGCGCCCAGTTCCACGCCTCCTCCGATGGCGTGGCCGCCGCCGATGCGGCCTGTTCGCTGATTGAGTCCGCCCCCGCTGTGGCGCCGGTGGACGACGCTGCCGCCGTGCGCCCCTCCCGCCAGGCGCTGACCGGTGCGCGCCTCACCTTCAGTGGGGTGGGCGTGCCCTCCCACTCCGGGCTGGCCCCCGCCGGGGCTGCGGGCGTTATCGAGCCGGGGCGGGTCACCGCCCTGGTGGGCCCCTCCGGCGCGGGCAAGACCACGCTGGCGCTGTGCCTGGCGCGCCTGCTGGACCCGGCCGAGGGAACGATCACGCTGGAGCAGGCCGGGGACGGGCAGGCCATTGACCTGGCGAGCGTGCCGCCCGAGGCGTGGCACGAGCACGTGGAGTGGGTGGCCCAGCGCCCGCTGCTGCTGCCCGGCACGCTGCGCGAGGTGACGCTGGCCGGGCGGCAGGCCACCGACGAGGAGCTGGAGGCCGCCGCCGGTCTCTCCGGGCTGGACCAGATCGTGGCCCAGCACGGCTGGGACGCCCCGCTGGGGCACGGCGGGGTGGGCCTGTCCGTGGGCCAGCGCCAGCGCGTGGCCCTCACCCGGGCGCTGCTGAGCGATAAGCCCCTGGTGATCATGGACGAGCCCTCCGCGCACCTGGACTACCGCACCGAGGAGCGTGTGCTGGGCGTGCTGGACGAGCTGCGCAGGCAAGGGCGCACCGTGGTGGTAATCGCCCACCGGCCGCGCCTGGTGGCCGCAGCGGACCACATCATTAACGTCTACGCGGAGGTGGCGGCGTGAGCCAGCAAAACGTGCACAACGGCGCCGCTCGCTCCCTCGCTGGGGCTTCCCCGGCCGAACCGACTCCCGCCACCACGTCCGGCTCCGCCCCGGCACCTACCGGCCTGCGCGGCGAGCTCGCCGCGATCAAGCGGGTCTGGCCCCTGCTAGAGGTATCGCGTGGCCGCCTGGCCCGCGCGATCCTGCTGGGCGCGGGCGCGCTGGGCGCCGCCGTGGGCCTGGCTGCTGTTTCCGCCTACCTGATCGCCCGGGCCTCCCAGATGCCCTACGTGCTGGAGCTCACCGCCGCTGCGGTCGCGGTGCGCTTCTTTGGCATCGCCCGCCCGCTGCTGCGCTACCTGGAGCGCCTGGCCTCCCACTCCGTGGCCCTGCGCGGCATGGCCAGCCTGCGTTCCCAGGTCTACGAGCGCCTGGCCTCCACCCGCACCGACCACGTCTCCTCGCTGCGGCGCGGCGACGTGCTGGCCCGCATGGGTGCCGACGTCGACTCCGTGGGCGACCTGGTGGTGCGCTCCCTGCTGCCCGCCATCGTGGCGGCGGTGGTCACCGTCATCACCACCACCGTGGTGGCCGCCTTCAGCCCCCTGGCCGGTGCCTGGGTGGCTGGCTGCCTGCTGCTGTCCGGGGTGGTGGGGCCGCTGCTGGCGATGAGGTCCGCCCGCCGCGCAGAGCTCTCCCGCCAGGGACACGCCCGCACCCTGTCCGCACTCATGCAGGACGCCCTGCTGGGTTCCACCGACGCCGTGGTCTCCGGGCAGATGCCCGCACTTAACGCCAAGCGCGCCGAGCTGGAGGAAAAGCTGGTCAACGACGCCGAGGCTGCGGCCCGCCCCGCCGCCGGCGCCGCCGCGTTGGACCAGGCCGCACTCGCCCTCTGCGTGATCGGCACCGTGCTGATCGGCGCCCCACAGGTGAGCGCGGGCGTGCTGGACCCGGTGCACCTGGCCATCGTGGTGCTCACCCCGCTGGCGGCCTTCGAGGCAGTGGCACTGCTGCCCACCGCCGCCGTGCAGTGGGTGCGCTCGGCCGGCGCCGCCGGCCGCGTGCTGGACCTGCTGGGCCCGGCCGCCGACGCCACGGCTCACGCCCATCCCGAGGCTCCGGCCGACTCCGGTGACCACACCTCCGCCGGGAGCGAGACCGGCGCCCCGCTGCTGAGCGCGCGCGAGCTGGCCGCCGCCTGGCCGGGAGGCAGGACCGTGGTAGAGGGCATTGACCTGGAGCTTCGCGCCGGCCAGGCCGTGGCCATCGCCGGGCCCTCCGGCATCGGCAAGACCACCCTGCTGCTCACGCTGGCCGGGCTGCTGGAACCGGCCGGCGGCAACGTCGTACTAGCAGGCAAGGACGCCTACCAACTCACCCGCACGGCGGCCGGGCAAGTGGCCACCTTCACCGCAGAGGACGCGCACATCTTCGCCACCACCCTCTACGAAAACCTCCGGGTGGCCCGCGCAGACCTCACCCGGCAGGAGGCCACCGAGCTACTGGAACAGGTGGGGCTGGGTGACTGGCTGGCCGCCCTGCCCGACGGGCTAGACACCCACCTGGGCGCAGACGCCGCCGCCATCTCCGGCGGAGAGCGCCGACGCGTGCTCCTAGCCCGTGCGCTGGCCTCCCCCGCCCCGGTGCTGCTCGTGGACGAGCCCGCAGAGCACCTAGACCCGCAGGCCGCAGCCCGCCTGGTCACCGACCTGCTGCGGCTCAAGCACTCCCAAAAGCGCGCCGTCGTGCTCTCCACCCACCACCTCAGCGCCCTGGCGGGGGCCGACCAGGTCATCCTGCTCGGCACCGACCCCGCCGCGATGCAGGGAGCGGCCGGGCGGAACGTCGTCCACCCCACGGGAGCTGAAACCGGTCCCGCCCGCGTCACCGCGCGCGGCAGCCACGCCAACCTCATCGCCGCCGTCGACTCCTACCGGGCAGCGGTAGAGGCCGAGGCCGCGCAACTGCGCGCCGAGCAGGAAAGTTAGGAACATGCCCGCACCCAGCAACTGCAAGAACATGCTCCACGCCGCCCTGGCGCTCGTCGGCAACCTGGACGCAGACCACGTACTGTCCACCTACCTCTCCTCCGCCTGCGAGCTCACCGAAGCCGGCTTCGCCGTCCTGGCCGTGCTGGACAACCACGGCGAGGCAATCCAGGTACTCCACCACGGCCTGTCCCCCGAACGCGCCGCCCAGATCGACGCCGCAGACCTCAGCGTCTCCCCCGAGCAGGAACTGCCCGAGTTCTACGCCATCCGCAACGACGAAACGAGCGCGCAGAGCGTCGGACTGCCCGCCTGGTCCAGGCCGATTCGCAACCAGATGGTCGTGATCCTGCGCGTGCACGACAAGGTGATCGCCCGCCTGTTCCTGTGCAACAAGGAGGCAGACTTCGACGAGCAGGACGGCGTGCTCATGCGAGACCTCTCCAGCGCCACAGCGGTCGCGCTGGAGAACGCCCGCCAGTACGCCGCCTCCCTGAACCGCCACCGTTGGATCGAGGCCTCCCACACCATCTCCACCACTCTGCTGCAGGGCAGCGAGGAGGAGGAGGCCCTGGAGCTGATCGCCCACAAGGTGCGCGAGGCCGCGAAGGCCGACACCGCCTTGATCGTGCTGCCCGGCATCGGGGAGAACTGGGTGTGCGAGATCGCCGCCGGGCACGGCACCGAGGAACTGATCGGCATCGTGTTCCCGCCCAACGGCCGGGCGGTGACCGCACTGCGGGCCGGCGCCGGCATGGTGGTCGATTCACTGGCGCGCGCCCGCACCCTGCGCGTGCCCCAGCTGGGCAAGTTCGGCCCAGCCCTGTACGCGCCGCTGATGGCGCGCGGCAAGGGCACCGGCGTGCTGATCCTGTTGCGCGACCGGGGCCGCGAGGAGTTCGCCCGCGAGGACCTGGAGATGGCCGAGTCCTTCGCCGCGCAGGCCGCCCTCGCCCTCGAGATCGCCGCCTCCCGCCACAACGAGGACCGCGCGACCCTGCTGGACGAGCGCGCCCGCATCGGCCGCGACCTGCACGATCTGGCCATTCAGCAGCTCTTTGCCTCTGGTATGCAGCTGGAGGTGGCCAAGTCCCGCGTGGCCGCCGGCGAGCGCGACGACGCCGCCCTGGTGAAGATTTTGGACGACGTTCTGTCCAGCGTCGACGATTCCGTGCGCCAGATTCGCGCCATCGTGCGCTCCCTGAAGGAGCCCGACGAGAATCTTGACCTGGCCGAGCGGCTGCGCCGCGAGGCCTCCCTAGCGCGCACCGCTCTGGGCTTCGCGCCCTCGCTGGTGGTCTGCCTGGACGGCGTTTCGCTGGCCGAGGCCGTGGACCCGGGGCTAGCGGCCACGCAGCTTTCCGGCCGCGTGGACCAGGATCTGGCCGACGACGTGGTGGCCGTGGTGCGCGAGGGCATGAGCAACGCCGCGCGCCACGCCCACTGTTCCTCCCTGCAGGTGCGCGTGGACGTGGCGGGCCAGGCGCCGCGCGGGCGCGTCATGGTCTCCGTGATCGACGACGGCGTGGGCGTGCCCCAGGAGCGCACACGCAACTCCGGCCTGGAGAACCTGGCGGCGCGCGCCCGGCGGCACCGGGGCAGCTTCACCCTGGGGCGCACCGAGACCGGCACCGGCACGCACCTGGCGTGGAGCGCGCCCCTCACCTAGCTCGACGCAGAGGGGCAGGCTGGTTCGAGGCAGTGGAGCCGGCGCCGTAGTGCGGTGCGCAAACGGTTGCAGGCTTAGTAAACCTTTTGCGCTTTTGGTGCACCGATTGAGGTTTTGGTGCACCGATTGCGTGGTTACCCGACCGGGTAAGCCCACGAGAGGTTCACTAAGCCCACGACTGGTGCAGCAACCCTACGAGAGGTGCACTATCCCCTCGATCGTTTGCGCACAAGTCACCCCTGCCGTGGCTCGCACCCGTTCCTCCAGCTCCCAGTCGCGCTCAGGGCGGAGGTCCTGCTTATCGAAGTAGACAAGGTCCACGTCGCTGGAGAAATCAAGGCAAGGAGAAGCCACACCAGCGAGCCGGGGCGTTAGGTGGTCCCAAAGAAGTGGTGTCCCTCCTGCTACCTGCAGGAGGGACACCCCCATTGCCTTCGCGCGGTCCAGTCTTGCCGGACCCGCTCAGCTCTGGTTGCGCCAGCCCGCGGCCCGCTGCCCAGCCACCCACGCGGCCACCTGGGTGCGCCGCTGCAGGCCCATCTTGGACAGCAGGGAGGTGATGTGGTTCTTCACGGTCTTCTCAGCCACGCCCAGGCGCTCACCGATCTCTCGGTTGGAAAGACCGTCCGCGATCAGGTCCAGCACCTTGCGCTCGGAGGGCGTCAGGTCCGCGGTCGGGTCGTCGTGGTCGGCCCTGCGACGCGTGATGGTGCGCTCGTCCAGCAGCGTGCGGCCACCGGCCACCGCCTTGACCACGTCCGCGATTTCCGCGCCACGCACGGTCTTGAGCAGATAAGCGCGCGCGCCGGCAGCCAGGGACTCCGCCAGGGCGTCGTCGTCATCGAAGGAGGTCAGCACGATCGGCTTAACCTCAGGGTCGATCTCCCGCAAGGACTTCATCACGTCAATGCCCGTGCCGTCGGGCAGCTGCAGGTCTACCAACACCACGTCCGGGCGCACCAGGTCCGCGCGGCGCACGGCCTCCGCCAAGGAGCCGGCCTCTGCCACCACTGTCAGGCCGTCGGCCCGATCTACGATCTCAGCAATGCCGCGACGCACGATCTCGTGGTCGTCAACGATCATTACGCGGATGTCCCCGCCGGTCTTGGTCTCAGGCATGGTGCTGAGCTTACCGCCTAACGCCGCAAATCTTCGCCTTTAGCCGCCTTTGGTCCTAGCCTTACCTTTCGAGGATGCCGCGCCAGCTTCCCGCAAGCGGCCTCCTACCCCTGACGCTGGTCCTAAACCTGGCAGGCCGGGCAGAACGTCGCCGACCGCCCACCCAGCACGCTGCGCTCCAGTGACGTGCCGCAGCGGCGGCAGGGCTGCCCGTAGCGCCCGTAGGCCCACAGCTCGCGCGCAAAATAACCCGGATTGCCGGCCGCGTCCACGTAGAGCGCGTCGAACGACGTCCCGCCCACCTCGATGGCGGCCCGCAGCACCTGCGCGGCCGCCTCCAGCAGGCGCTCCACCTCCGCCGCGCTCAGGCTGTTGCCCGGCCGAGTTGGGTGAATGCCGGCGCGCGCCAGCGCCTCGTCGGCGTAAATGTTGCCGATGCCGCTCACCTTGCCCTGGTCCAGCAGCTGAGACTTAATGATCGTGCGGCTGGAGCGCACCGCATCAGCCACCTGCGCCACGTCCAGGTAGGGGTCCAACGCATCTCGGGCTATGCCTGCCGCCCGCGTTGGCAACGCTGCCAGCTCGGTGCCCTGCCCGCCGGGCTGTCCGTCTGGGGTGGGGGCGAGCCTGCACAGGCTGACGTAGCCGAAGGTGCGCTGGTCCACGAACCGCAAAAGGTGCTCCCCCGCCGCGTCGCTGAACACCAGGCGCGCCCGCAGGTGCTTGTCACGGTCCGACGCTGCCGCGCCCACGCCGCCCTCCACGCGCTCGCCGTGAGCGCCAACGGAGTCGAACTGGCCGATCTCTGAGTCAACCAGCAGCTGCCCGCTCATTCCCAGGTGGAACAGCAGTGCGAGCGGTTCGGCCGGCCCGCCGGGCGGTGCCTGGTGCGCGCCGGCCGCGCCGGCAGCGTCGGCCACCAGGGTGCACCACAGGAACTTGCCTCGCCTGGCGACCTCCGCGATCCGACGCCCGGCCGCCCATTCGTAGGGCAGGTCGCGGTGGCGGTTCACGCGCGGGTGCAGGCCCTCCAGCCCCTCCACGCGCGCCCCCAGCAGGTGCTGGGCCAGGCCCAGCCGGATGGTCTCAACCTCTGCCAGCTCCGGCATCAGCCGTTCCTCGCCGCGAAAACACCAAAAGCGCGGCACGCCTGCGCGGCCGCCTCGATCTCGGCGGCCTTGCGGGAGGTGCCGCAGCCGCGGCCCGCCACGCGCCCGTCGATCGTGACGGTGGCGTGGAAGACGCGGGCGTGATCCGGCCCCTCGTGATGAGATGAATACTCCGGTGGCGTGTGGCCCCCGGCAGCGGCCCACTCCTGCAGCGGAGTCTTCGGGTCCAGCAGGAAGGCTCGTTCCTCGGCGTCCTCGAACTCCGGGGCCAGCAGGGCGTGCACCACCCGCTTGGCCGTCTCCAGCCCGTTGCACAGGTAGGTGGCGCCGATCATCGCCTCCATCGCGTCGGCCAGCACCGAGTCGCGTTCACGCCCCCCGTAGCCATCGGCCCCCGTGTCCAGCAGCAGGTAGTCGCCCAGGCCGATCCGGCGCGCCGCCTGCGCCAGCGACGGCTCGCTAACCGTGGCGTGGTGCATCCGGGAGATGCGACCCTCCGGCAGGTGCGGGTAGTGGCGATAGAAATGCTCAGCCGCCACGAGTCCCAGCACCGAGTCCCCCAGGAACTCCAGGCGTTCGTTGTTCGGCGCCCCGGCCGCGTTGGCGAAAGAGCGGTGGGTTAAGGCCAGGATCAGCAACTCGCCGTCGATGGGCGCGCCCCACCGCTCCACCAGGGTGCCCACGTCCAGGCGCTTGGCCCCACCGGAGACGATCGCCTTGCGCCCGTCCGGGGCGGTGGCGCGCTTCTTCGCGCCTGCCTTGGGCTTCTGCCTCTGCCCCTTGGCCTGCTCCTTGGCCTGCCGGCTCACTTGGCCTCGCCCGAGCCGCTTGCCTCCGAGCCGGCCGCG encodes the following:
- a CDS encoding cytochrome ubiquinol oxidase subunit I translates to MALDALDLARWQFGVTTVYHFILVPLTIGLAPLVAIMQTLWLRTGKEHWLKATKFFGKLFLINFALGVATGIVQEFQFGMNWSEYAKHVGDIFGAPLAVEALAAFFLESTFLGLWIFGWEKLPKWLHTLTIWMVAIGVNLSAYWILAANSWMQNPVGAVYNPATGRAELDGVGGFFQMFTSETTVLRFFHTVSTSFLVAGTFVAALSVWWIVREVRAKREDAAKKIWRPVALFGAVVVLLSAAAVTLSGDLQGKHMYKIQPMKMAAAEAACYGEEGTDFAVFATGLTTGNCEDVKAHITVPNLTSFLATNKFTGPESYLPGVKDVEKKYKEDFGPIHGDDVNYVPNLFVTFWTFRLMIGTLVFSGLLALGVFWFMRKGRVTDNKWLSRLALISIPMPFIGASFGWIFTEMGRQPWIVAPGSNDPLSGIAMLTRDGLSTSVSMGSVAASLIVFTLLYLGLGVVWAYLLRRYAREGVTDLLPSTHVKEKDAEAGDLSFGY
- the cydB gene encoding cytochrome d ubiquinol oxidase subunit II; the protein is MDLTTLWFILIAVLWTGYLFLEGFDFGVGMLLRILPRNEKERRATLRTIGPVWDGNEVWLLTAGGATFAAFPAWYGTMFSGMYLALFIILLALIVRISALEWRMKIDSPRWRNAWDWTHNISAFIPSILWGVAFANLVQGMKIEFLDRATGLAIPPAEVTTRFAEGTHQLTGGFFSLVTPFTLLGGLVTMTLFLSHGAIFLALKTDGELRERAGNFAWPLALVSTVLAAVWVVWAQLAYSATALSWIPLIIAAVGLLLAVFFAYMRREGWAFVFNGLAIAAAVAFIFLAIGGDVMRSSIDPAYSLTMHQASSSPATLQIMTVVALVLVPVVLAYQAWTYWVFRKRVSADTIDLSEGAGLHPTKIRSFLKD
- the cydD gene encoding thiol reductant ABC exporter subunit CydD translates to MKPLDPRLLRYARAARSHVTTSALLGILLTALTIVQAIALGKALAHVIHDGWTLAAITTPLAVAATALLARAGATFARERLAHRAATAAVRELRAQGLAAAVARGPRWAAANASQTTTLLTRGLEDLRPYFVSYLPQLVLAMTLTPATIVVIWFLDPTSAYIAVGTIPLIPLFMILVGLLTRDFAASRLKVMNQLGAELLDLLAGLPTLRAFGRQDSPRRRVRELGERYTTSTMQTLRVAFLSGSILEFLATLSVALIAVSIGMRMVYGYLSLEAGLIVLLLAPEVYAPLRAVGAQFHASSDGVAAADAACSLIESAPAVAPVDDAAAVRPSRQALTGARLTFSGVGVPSHSGLAPAGAAGVIEPGRVTALVGPSGAGKTTLALCLARLLDPAEGTITLEQAGDGQAIDLASVPPEAWHEHVEWVAQRPLLLPGTLREVTLAGRQATDEELEAAAGLSGLDQIVAQHGWDAPLGHGGVGLSVGQRQRVALTRALLSDKPLVIMDEPSAHLDYRTEERVLGVLDELRRQGRTVVVIAHRPRLVAAADHIINVYAEVAA
- the cydC gene encoding thiol reductant ABC exporter subunit CydC, with product MSQQNVHNGAARSLAGASPAEPTPATTSGSAPAPTGLRGELAAIKRVWPLLEVSRGRLARAILLGAGALGAAVGLAAVSAYLIARASQMPYVLELTAAAVAVRFFGIARPLLRYLERLASHSVALRGMASLRSQVYERLASTRTDHVSSLRRGDVLARMGADVDSVGDLVVRSLLPAIVAAVVTVITTTVVAAFSPLAGAWVAGCLLLSGVVGPLLAMRSARRAELSRQGHARTLSALMQDALLGSTDAVVSGQMPALNAKRAELEEKLVNDAEAAARPAAGAAALDQAALALCVIGTVLIGAPQVSAGVLDPVHLAIVVLTPLAAFEAVALLPTAAVQWVRSAGAAGRVLDLLGPAADATAHAHPEAPADSGDHTSAGSETGAPLLSARELAAAWPGGRTVVEGIDLELRAGQAVAIAGPSGIGKTTLLLTLAGLLEPAGGNVVLAGKDAYQLTRTAAGQVATFTAEDAHIFATTLYENLRVARADLTRQEATELLEQVGLGDWLAALPDGLDTHLGADAAAISGGERRRVLLARALASPAPVLLVDEPAEHLDPQAAARLVTDLLRLKHSQKRAVVLSTHHLSALAGADQVILLGTDPAAMQGAAGRNVVHPTGAETGPARVTARGSHANLIAAVDSYRAAVEAEAAQLRAEQES
- a CDS encoding GAF domain-containing sensor histidine kinase gives rise to the protein MPAPSNCKNMLHAALALVGNLDADHVLSTYLSSACELTEAGFAVLAVLDNHGEAIQVLHHGLSPERAAQIDAADLSVSPEQELPEFYAIRNDETSAQSVGLPAWSRPIRNQMVVILRVHDKVIARLFLCNKEADFDEQDGVLMRDLSSATAVALENARQYAASLNRHRWIEASHTISTTLLQGSEEEEALELIAHKVREAAKADTALIVLPGIGENWVCEIAAGHGTEELIGIVFPPNGRAVTALRAGAGMVVDSLARARTLRVPQLGKFGPALYAPLMARGKGTGVLILLRDRGREEFAREDLEMAESFAAQAALALEIAASRHNEDRATLLDERARIGRDLHDLAIQQLFASGMQLEVAKSRVAAGERDDAALVKILDDVLSSVDDSVRQIRAIVRSLKEPDENLDLAERLRREASLARTALGFAPSLVVCLDGVSLAEAVDPGLAATQLSGRVDQDLADDVVAVVREGMSNAARHAHCSSLQVRVDVAGQAPRGRVMVSVIDDGVGVPQERTRNSGLENLAARARRHRGSFTLGRTETGTGTHLAWSAPLT
- a CDS encoding response regulator, whose amino-acid sequence is MPETKTGGDIRVMIVDDHEIVRRGIAEIVDRADGLTVVAEAGSLAEAVRRADLVRPDVVLVDLQLPDGTGIDVMKSLREIDPEVKPIVLTSFDDDDALAESLAAGARAYLLKTVRGAEIADVVKAVAGGRTLLDERTITRRRADHDDPTADLTPSERKVLDLIADGLSNREIGERLGVAEKTVKNHITSLLSKMGLQRRTQVAAWVAGQRAAGWRNQS
- the mutM gene encoding bifunctional DNA-formamidopyrimidine glycosylase/DNA-(apurinic or apyrimidinic site) lyase, translated to MPELAEVETIRLGLAQHLLGARVEGLEGLHPRVNRHRDLPYEWAAGRRIAEVARRGKFLWCTLVADAAGAAGAHQAPPGGPAEPLALLFHLGMSGQLLVDSEIGQFDSVGAHGERVEGGVGAAASDRDKHLRARLVFSDAAGEHLLRFVDQRTFGYVSLCRLAPTPDGQPGGQGTELAALPTRAAGIARDALDPYLDVAQVADAVRSSRTIIKSQLLDQGKVSGIGNIYADEALARAGIHPTRPGNSLSAAEVERLLEAAAQVLRAAIEVGGTSFDALYVDAAGNPGYFARELWAYGRYGQPCRRCGTSLERSVLGGRSATFCPACQV
- the rnc gene encoding ribonuclease III, with translation MSRQAKEQAKGQRQKPKAGAKKRATAPDGRKAIVSGGAKRLDVGTLVERWGAPIDGELLILALTHRSFANAAGAPNNERLEFLGDSVLGLVAAEHFYRHYPHLPEGRISRMHHATVSEPSLAQAARRIGLGDYLLLDTGADGYGGRERDSVLADAMEAMIGATYLCNGLETAKRVVHALLAPEFEDAEERAFLLDPKTPLQEWAAAGGHTPPEYSSHHEGPDHARVFHATVTIDGRVAGRGCGTSRKAAEIEAAAQACRAFGVFAARNG